Proteins found in one Brassica napus cultivar Da-Ae unplaced genomic scaffold, Da-Ae ScsIHWf_69;HRSCAF=117, whole genome shotgun sequence genomic segment:
- the LOC125605086 gene encoding heat shock 70 kDa protein 9, mitochondrial-like produces MVKPYTLCVSHLRALNPSFSTDSLQPKMASVALLRALRRRELHTASVSAFKSVSTNGKTSLIGKLGHFARPFCSRPVGNDVIGIDLGTTNSCVAVMEGKTPRVIENAEGTRTTPSVVAINQKGELLVGTPAKRQAVTNPTNTIFGSKRLIGRRFDDSQTQKEMKMVPYKIVKAPNGDAWVEANGQKFSPSQIGANVLTKMKETAEAYLGKSITKAVVTVPAYFNDAQRQATKDAGKIAGLDVQRIINEPTAAALSYGMNNKEGVIAVFDLGGGTFDVSILEISSGVFEVKATNGDTFLGGEDFDNTLLEYLVSEFKRSDNIDLTKDKLALQRLREAAEKAKIELSSTSQTEINLPFITADASGAKHLNITLTRSKFEALVGKLIERTRCPCQNCLKDAGVTVKEVDEVLLVGGMTRVPKVQEIVAEIFGKSPCKGVNPDEAVAMGAAIQGGILRGDVKELLLLDVTPLSLGIETLGGIFTRLINRNTTIPTKKSQVFSTAADNQMQVGIKVLQGEREMAADNKSLGEFDLVGIPPAPRGMPQIEVTFDIDANGIVTVSAKDKATGKEQQITIRSSGGLSDDEINRMVKEAELNSHKDQEKKQLIDLRNTADTTIYSVEKSLSEYREKIPAEIASEIETAVSDLRTAMAGEEIEDIKAKLEAANKAVSKIGEHMSKGSGSSGSSGGEGSSGTDQQTPEAEFEEASGSKK; encoded by the exons ATGGTTAAACCCTACACGTTGTGCGTGTCCCATCTCCGAGCTTTAAACCCTTCTTTCTCCACCGACTCTCTCCAACCAAAAATGGCCTCCGTCGCGCTTCTACGTGCTCTTCGCCGCCGCGAACTCCACACAGCTTCCGTCTCCGCGTTTAAATCC GTTTCTACAAATGGAAAGACGTCTTTGATTGGGAAGTTAGGTCACTTCGCAAGGCCTTTCTG CTCGAGGCCTGTGGGGAATGATGTTATCGGTATTGATTTGGGTACCACCAACTCTTGTGTAGCTGTCATGGAAGGAAAG ACTCCTAGAGTCATTGAGAACGCTGAAGGAACACGAACCACACCATCAGTGGTTGCTATCAACCAGAAGGGCGAGCTTCTCGTTGGAACACCAGCTAAGCGTCAGGCTGTCACCAACCCAACCAACACCATCTTCGGGAGCAAGCGTTTGATCGGGAGACGTTTCGACGATTCCCAGACGCAGAAGGAGATGAAAATGGTCCCTTACAAGATCGTCAAGGCGCCGAACGGTGACGCTTGGGTTGAAGCGAATGGTCAGAAGTTTTCTCCAAGTCAGATTGGAGCTAATGTTTTGACCAAAATGAAGGAGACAGCTGAAGCTTACCTCGGGAAGAGCATTACCAAAGCTGTTGTTACCGTTCCAGCTTACTTCAACGACGCGCAGAGACAGGCTACGAAGGATGCTGGGAAGATCGCTGGTCTTGATGTCCAGAGAATCATCAACGAGCCAACAGCTGCTGCGTTGTCGTATGGGATGAATAACAAGGAGGGTGTGATAGCTGTGTTCGATCTTGGTGGTGGAACGTTCGATGTCTCTATTCTGGAAATCTCGAGCGGTGTTTTTGAGGTCAAAGCGACGAATGGAGATACCTTCTTGGGAGGAGAAGACTTCGACAACACTCTGCTGGAGTATTTGGTTTCTGAGTTCAAGAGATCTGACAACATTGATCTGACTAAAGACAAGCTCGCCCTCCAGAGGCTGAGGGAAGCTGCAGAGAAGGCCAAGATCGAGCTTTCCTCAACATCTCAGACCGAGATCAACCTTCCTTTCATCACCGCAGACGCTTCCGGAGCTAAGCACTTGAACATAACCTTGACCAGGTCCAAGTTCGAAGCTTTGGTCGGGAAGCTGATTGAGAGGACGAGGTGTCCGTGCCAAAACTGTTTGAAGGATGCTGGAGTCACGGTTAAGGAAGTCGATGAAGTTCTCCTCGTTGGTGGGATGACACGTGTTCCCAAAGTGCAGGAGATTGTCGCTGAGATCTTTGGGAAGAGCCCTTGCAAAGGTGTGAACCCTGATGAAGCTGTTGCCATGGGAGCTGCTATTCAAGGTGGTATCCTCCGTGGTGATGTCAAGGAGCTGCTTCTTTTGGATGTGACTCCTCTCTCGCTCGGTATCGAGACGCTTGGAGGGATCTTCACTAGGTTGATCAACCGTAACACCACCATCCCTACAAAGAAGTCTCAG GTTTTCTCCACAGCTGCGGACAACCAGATGCAAGTGGGAATCAAGGTTCTTCAGGGAGAGCGTGAGATGGCTGCAGACAACAAGAGTCTAGGAGAGTTTGATCTCGTTGGGATCCCACCTGCGCCAAGAGGAATGCCGCAGATCGAAGTCACCTTCGACATTGACGCAAACGGTATCGTGACGGTCTCAGCCAAAGACAAAGCGACAGGCAAAGAGCAACAGATCACGATCAGATCCTCAGGTGGTCTCTCAGACGATGAGATCAACAGAATGGTGAAAGAAGCTGAGCTCAACTCGCACAAGGATCAAGAGAAGAAGCAGCTTATTGACTTGAGGAACACAGCTGATACCACAATCTACAGCGTTGAGAAGAGCTTGAGTGAGTACAGGGAGAAGATTCCTGCTGAGATTGCCTCTGAGATCGAGACTGCAGTGTCTGATCTCAGGACAGCGATGGCTGGTGAAGAGATTGAGGATATCAAGGCTAAGCTTGAAGCAGCGAACAAGGCGGTGTCGAAGATTGGAGAACACATGTCTAAAGGATCAGGCTCGTCTGGGAGCTCTGGCGGTGAAGGTTCAAGCGGGACTGACCAGCAGACCCCTGAAGCTGAATTTGAAGAGGCCAGCGGTTCAAAGAAGTGA
- the LOC125605088 gene encoding NAD(P)H-quinone oxidoreductase subunit M, chloroplastic, producing MAAAFSYTACPKFSLLQPPMAGQIRPIRTSQKAFVVTNPEQDNTLQEQGIDTIKEEQPAEQQMKKQPTPLRPVEKQTNVKSTGLPREFGGEWLSSVTRHVRIYAAYIDPETCEFDQTQIDKLTLILDPTEEFVWEDESCNKVYSYFQELVDHYEGAPLTEYTLRLIGSDVEHYIRKMLFDGEIQYNMDARVLNFSMGKPRVQFNTSNIEGGGDGQPQEDA from the exons atggctGCAGCATTCTCTTACACTGCCTGTCCTAAGTTTTCTCTATTACAACCTCCCATGGCTGGTCAAATCCGACCAATTAGAACATCACAAAAGGCTTTCGTGGTGACAAACCCTGAGCAAGACAACACACTCCAGGAACAAGGAATAGATACAATCAAAGAAGAGCAACCAGCAGAGCAGCAGATGAAGAAGCAGCCAACGCCATTGAGACCAGTGGAGAAACAGACTAATGTGAAGAGCACAGGCTTGCCAAGAGAGTTCGGTGGTGAGTGGCTAAGCAGTGTGACACGCCACGTCAGGATATACGCTGCTTATATCGATCCAGAGACTTGTGAGTTTGACCAGACGCAGATAGATAAACTCACTTTGATTCTTGATCCAACTGAAGAGTTTGTGTGGGAAGATGAGAGCTGTAACAAGGTTTATTCTTACTTCCAGGAACTAGTCGATCACTATGAG GGAGCACCATTGACAGAGTATACACTAAGATTGATAGGATCGGATGTAGAGCATTACATAAGGAAGATGTTGTTTGATGGAGAGATACAATACAACATGGATGCAAGAGTTCTTAATTTCAGTATGGGCAAGCCTCGTGTTCAATTCAACACCAGCAACATTGAAGGTGGTGGAGATGGCCAGCCTCAAGAAGATGCATAG
- the LOC125605087 gene encoding serine hydroxymethyltransferase 1, mitochondrial-like, translating into MAMAMALRRLSSSVDKPIRPLIRSTTCYMSSLPSEAVDDKERSRVTWPKQLNASLEEVDPEIADIIEHEKARQWKGLELIPSENFTSVSVMQAVGSVMTNKYSEGYPGARYYGGNEYIDMAETLCQKRALEAFRLDPEKWGVNVQPLSGSPANFHVYTALLKPHERIMALDLPHGGHLSHGYQTDTKKISAVSIFFETMPYRLDESTGYIDYDQMEKSATLFRPKLIVAGASAYARLYDYARIRKVCNKQKAVMLADMAHISGLVAAGVIPSPFDYADVVTTTTHKSLRGPRGAMIFYRKGGKEINKQGKEVLYDFEDKINQAVFPGLQGGPHNHTITGLAVALKQATTSEYKAYQEQVLSNSAKFAQTLMEKGYELVSGGTDNHLVLVNLKPKGIDGSRVEKVLEAVHIASNKNTVPGDVSAMVPGGIRMGTPALTSRGFVEEDFAKVAEYFDKAVTLALKVKSEAQGTKLKDFVSAMEASSTIQSEIAKLRHEVEEIC; encoded by the exons ATGGCGATGGCCATGGCTCTTCGGAGACTTTCTTCTTCAGTTGACAAACCTATTCGTCCTCTTATCAGATCAACTACATGCTACATG TCATCTCTGCCCAGTGAAGCTGTTGATGACAAGGAGAGATCTCGTGTCACT TGGCCAAAACAGCTTAACGCATCTTTGGAGGAGGTTGATCCTGAGATTGCTGACATTATTGAGCATGAGAAAGCTAGACAATGGAag GGACTTGAACTCATTCCATCTGAGAATTTCACATCTGTCTCGGTGATGCAAGCTGTTGGCTCTGTGATGACTAACAAGTACAGTGAAGGGTACCCTGGTGCTAGATACTATGGAGGAAATGA GTACATAGACATGGCAGAGACTTTATGCCAAAAGCGCGCTCTTGAGGCTTTCAGATTAGATCCTGAAAAGTGGGGAG TGAATGTGCAACCCTTGTCTGGATCTCCTGCCAACTTCCATGTCTACACTGCATTGCTCAAACCTCATGAGAGAATCATGGCACTTGATCTTCCTCATGGTGGTCATCTTTCTCATGGTTATCAG ACTGACACCAAGAAGATATCTGCTGTGTCTATCTTCTTTGAGACAATGCCTTATCGCTTGGACGAGAGCACTGGCTACATTGACTATGATCAG ATGGAGAAAAGTGCTACTCTTTTCAGGCCAAAACTGATTGTTGCTGGTGCGAGTGCTTATGCTCGATTGTATGACTATGCCCGCATCCGAAAG GTGTGTAACAAGCAAAAAGCTGTGATGCTAGCAGATATGGCACACATCAGTGGTTTGGTTGCTGCTGGTGTAATCCCTTCACCGTTCGACTATGCGGATGTTGTGACCACCACAACTCACAAGTCACTTCGTGGACCCCGTGGAGCCATGATTTTCTACAGAAAGGGTGGTAAGGAAATTAACAAACAAGGGAAAGag gttttGTATGATTTTGAAGACAAGATAAATCAAGCCGTCTTCCCTGGTCTTCAAGGTGGTCCACATAACCACACTATTACAGGACTAGCTGTTGCTTTAAAACAG GCAACTACTTCAGAGTACAAAGCATACCAAGAGCAAGTCCTGAGCAACTCTGCAAAGTTCGCTCag ACTCTGATGGAGAAAGGTTATGAACTTGTTTCTGGTGGAACCGACAACCATCTGGTTCTAGTGAACCTGAAGCCCAAG GGAATTGATGGATCTAGAGTTGAGAAAGTGTTGGAAGCTGTTCACATTGCATCAAACAAAAACACTGTTCCTGGAGATGTTTCTGCCATGGTTCCTGGTGGAATCAGAATGG GTACACCTGCTCTCACTTCCAGAGGCTTTGTTGAGGAAGACTTTGCTAAAGTAGCTGAATACTTTGACAAAGCTGTAACGTTGGCTCTCAAAGTCAAATCTGAAGCTCAAG GGACCAAGCTGAAAGACTTTGTGTCAGCAATGGAAGCTTCTTCAACCATTCAATCAGAGATTGCTAAGCTGCGCCATGAAGTTGAGGAAATTTGCTAA